Proteins encoded together in one uncultured Desulfosarcina sp. window:
- a CDS encoding HD domain-containing phosphohydrolase — MSDSSDRLLKETQINYNNTLLTNEIGQTISKYTNIKDVIETVVNLFHKRLDYDRGFIMLTNADRTLLEFHAGFGYDRNKLDIIKKSAFHLNKPDSKGVFVVSFREQKPFLVNDIEEISPNLSKRSLAFAHQMGSQSFICCPIICDGQSIGILAVDNLRSKRPLVKSDLSLLMGIASVIGISISNADLMEARQRQFSSILQVLAASIDARDPLTAGHSEKVTEYALGICEELNLSTNYREMIRVASLLHDYGKIGVPDSILKKPGRLTEEEYEIVKTHAQRTQSILEQINFEGIFSQVPEVAGSHHEKMDGSGYPNGLKGEEIPLGARIIAVADFFEAVTAKRHYRDPLPISYAFRLLEKGRGVHFDEKVVDAFVQFYEKEILETESMDTAKVVQMKRVS, encoded by the coding sequence TTGAGCGATTCGTCAGACCGCCTCCTTAAAGAAACCCAGATTAACTATAACAACACCCTGTTGACCAACGAAATCGGACAGACCATCAGCAAATACACCAATATCAAGGATGTCATCGAAACCGTAGTCAATCTGTTTCATAAACGGCTGGATTACGACCGAGGGTTTATCATGCTAACCAACGCGGACCGCACGCTGTTGGAATTTCATGCCGGGTTCGGTTATGATCGTAATAAGCTGGATATCATTAAAAAATCTGCGTTCCATTTGAACAAGCCGGATTCAAAAGGCGTGTTCGTGGTTTCATTCCGCGAGCAGAAGCCGTTCTTAGTCAACGATATCGAAGAAATCAGTCCTAACCTTTCTAAAAGAAGCCTGGCATTTGCACACCAGATGGGGAGCCAATCTTTTATTTGCTGTCCCATCATCTGCGACGGCCAATCCATCGGCATTCTTGCCGTGGACAATCTACGTTCCAAACGGCCTCTGGTGAAAAGCGATCTCAGCCTTCTTATGGGAATCGCATCGGTAATCGGCATCAGCATCAGTAACGCCGATCTAATGGAAGCCCGGCAAAGGCAGTTCAGTTCCATTTTACAGGTACTTGCAGCCAGCATCGACGCCCGGGATCCGCTGACCGCCGGCCATTCGGAAAAAGTCACCGAATATGCACTTGGGATCTGCGAAGAGTTGAACCTGTCCACCAACTACCGTGAGATGATACGGGTGGCATCCCTGCTGCACGATTATGGCAAGATCGGAGTTCCGGACAGCATCCTGAAAAAGCCCGGGCGCCTGACTGAAGAAGAATACGAAATCGTAAAGACCCATGCCCAGAGAACACAAAGTATCCTGGAGCAGATCAACTTCGAAGGCATATTCAGCCAGGTCCCGGAGGTTGCCGGCTCTCATCATGAGAAAATGGACGGCAGCGGATATCCAAACGGTCTGAAAGGCGAGGAGATTCCATTGGGTGCCCGGATCATCGCCGTGGCCGATTTTTTCGAAGCTGTCACGGCCAAACGCCACTACCGGGACCCCCTGCCCATCAGTTACGCTTTTCGTCTGTTGGAAAAAGGGCGAGGTGTCCACTTTGACGAAAAGGTTGTAGATGCCTTCGTCCAGTTCTATGAGAAAGAAATACTCGAAACCGAATCGATGGATACCGCTAAGGTCGTCCAGATGAAACGGGTATCCTGA
- a CDS encoding methyltransferase domain-containing protein, whose product MENEDEVFRLESKTNLDSVRRQAKWAGLKPGMRVADVGCGPGKITALLHQMTHPGGTTVGIDQSCHRIQHAKSSYGGEGISFECKDIKESLDDLGLFDFVYIRFVLEYYRSKAFEIVRNLSRIVKPGGILCLVDLDQNCLNQYGIPSRLKNAIDAVMAKLERDADFDPRMGIKLYSLLYDLAFQSIDVRIEAHHLIFGALDCVQDYDWTRKVEVAAQNCGYDFEEYENGYEGFYREFKESFADPRRFLYTPIICCRGVRSV is encoded by the coding sequence ATGGAAAACGAAGACGAGGTTTTTCGTTTAGAAAGTAAAACAAATCTTGATAGTGTCAGGCGGCAGGCAAAGTGGGCCGGCTTGAAGCCAGGGATGCGGGTTGCTGATGTCGGGTGCGGTCCCGGTAAGATTACAGCACTGCTTCATCAAATGACCCATCCTGGTGGAACGACCGTTGGCATCGATCAGTCTTGTCATCGCATCCAGCACGCAAAATCAAGCTATGGTGGTGAAGGGATTTCCTTCGAATGCAAGGATATCAAAGAATCACTGGATGATCTGGGGCTATTTGATTTTGTGTATATTCGTTTTGTGCTTGAGTATTACCGGTCAAAAGCATTTGAAATTGTCCGCAACCTCTCACGGATTGTCAAACCTGGAGGTATCCTGTGTCTGGTTGATTTGGACCAAAATTGTCTGAATCAGTACGGAATTCCATCGAGACTGAAAAATGCCATCGACGCAGTCATGGCCAAGTTGGAGCGTGACGCGGACTTTGACCCCCGTATGGGCATCAAGCTGTATTCGCTGCTTTACGACTTGGCCTTTCAATCTATCGATGTGCGTATCGAGGCGCATCATCTGATTTTCGGTGCCTTGGACTGCGTTCAGGATTACGATTGGACCCGGAAAGTGGAAGTGGCGGCCCAAAATTGTGGATACGATTTTGAGGAATACGAGAACGGGTACGAAGGGTTTTATAGAGAATTCAAAGAATCCTTTGCCGACCCGCGGCGTTTCCTTTATACGCCAATAATATGCTGTCGGGGAGTTCGGTCCGTGTAA
- a CDS encoding radical SAM protein, with protein sequence MYKLLLINPKEKKSGLGSYKSTSVPPLGLGYIAALTPRQRYQITIVDENIDTLENYDADLVGITAYSAHARKAYEIAGQFRKRSIPVVMGGIHASMLPDEALTYCNSVVIGEAENVWKNVLEDFESNRLKRIYKGSPADLSSIPFPRRDLFRGHRYLWDSILTSKGCPMNCSFCSVTKFNGHRFRRRPVKQVIDELKTIDKKLVLFLDDNLLGHDKGRWLYNFFNAVIDAGIKKYFFAQTSLNFGEDKELLKLAYKAGLRLALIGIESVNRESLISFNKHLNYRYLETSKYKHLIDNIRKTGIAVLGCFILGGDEDTIHSFHDTLEFVQKTKIDILQITKPTPLPGTRFYEHLSAAGRIIDTDYPESWKNYRFSRMLFKPKQMSIKDVYAGYFYIRKQYYAIPEILKRLFFTLIDTKSLSTTIISAFFNHTYRHAFVDSDIYENLTDESLEPFIRKN encoded by the coding sequence ATGTACAAGCTATTGTTAATAAATCCCAAAGAAAAAAAGTCAGGACTAGGAAGCTACAAGAGCACCTCAGTCCCTCCGCTTGGACTCGGCTACATAGCAGCCCTTACCCCACGACAGCGTTATCAGATCACCATCGTTGATGAAAACATCGATACACTAGAAAATTATGATGCCGATTTGGTTGGCATAACTGCGTACTCCGCACACGCACGTAAGGCATACGAAATCGCAGGGCAATTCAGGAAAAGGTCAATACCGGTTGTTATGGGGGGAATACATGCATCCATGCTACCTGATGAGGCTTTAACATATTGCAATTCCGTTGTAATTGGTGAGGCTGAAAATGTGTGGAAAAACGTCCTTGAGGATTTTGAATCCAATCGCCTGAAAAGAATTTACAAGGGCTCGCCAGCCGATTTATCATCGATTCCTTTTCCCAGGAGAGATTTGTTTCGAGGCCATCGCTACCTCTGGGACTCCATTTTAACTTCAAAAGGTTGCCCGATGAACTGTAGCTTCTGTTCCGTTACGAAGTTCAACGGACATCGATTCAGACGAAGACCTGTTAAACAGGTTATCGATGAACTAAAAACAATAGACAAAAAACTGGTTCTCTTTTTAGATGATAATCTTCTTGGCCACGATAAAGGGCGATGGCTTTACAATTTCTTTAATGCTGTTATTGATGCTGGAATCAAGAAATATTTTTTTGCTCAGACGTCACTTAATTTTGGCGAAGATAAAGAATTGTTAAAACTCGCGTATAAAGCTGGATTGAGACTCGCATTAATTGGCATTGAATCGGTTAATCGTGAATCCCTCATTTCGTTTAATAAGCATCTTAATTACAGATATTTGGAAACCAGCAAATATAAACATCTGATAGACAATATCCGTAAAACTGGAATAGCAGTTTTGGGTTGTTTCATTTTAGGAGGTGATGAAGATACCATCCATAGTTTTCATGATACCTTGGAGTTCGTTCAGAAAACCAAGATTGACATTTTGCAAATAACCAAGCCGACACCTTTACCTGGAACCCGTTTTTATGAACATTTATCTGCTGCGGGCAGGATTATAGATACCGACTATCCAGAGTCATGGAAAAACTATCGATTTTCAAGAATGCTCTTTAAACCTAAGCAAATGTCAATAAAAGATGTCTACGCTGGCTATTTTTATATTCGAAAACAATACTACGCCATCCCGGAGATACTGAAACGACTTTTTTTTACTTTGATCGACACAAAAAGCCTTTCAACAACTATCATTTCAGCTTTTTTCAATCATACCTATCGTCATGCATTTGTCGATTCAGATATATATGAAAATCTCACTGATGAATCGTTAGAACCTTTTATCAGAAAGAATTGA
- a CDS encoding ATPase P: MLSIQIPDFGNLTLEHLVLDYNGTLAVDGGLLPGVKEALNALSRELTVHVVTADTFGKAAEGLKGIDCRLTVLEPGRQDRAKLNFVNGLGAEKTASIGNGRNDALMLEASVLGIAVILGEGASSASLKAADVVCTNIVDALELLTHPLRLTATLR, translated from the coding sequence ATGCTTTCCATTCAGATTCCCGATTTCGGAAATTTGACCCTCGAACATCTGGTTTTGGACTACAATGGTACCCTGGCGGTGGATGGTGGGCTGCTTCCGGGAGTCAAAGAGGCGCTCAATGCCCTTTCACGGGAACTGACCGTTCACGTGGTCACTGCCGACACCTTCGGCAAGGCCGCCGAAGGGCTGAAAGGGATCGACTGCCGTTTGACGGTTCTGGAGCCGGGCCGCCAGGATCGGGCCAAGCTGAACTTCGTCAATGGGTTGGGGGCCGAAAAGACGGCCAGCATCGGAAATGGGCGCAACGATGCCCTGATGCTCGAGGCCTCCGTTTTGGGAATTGCCGTTATTTTAGGGGAGGGGGCCAGCAGTGCCAGTCTGAAAGCAGCCGACGTCGTCTGTACGAATATTGTCGATGCCCTCGAACTGTTGACCCATCCTTTGCGACTTACGGCGACGCTGAGATGA
- a CDS encoding DMT family transporter codes for MTITYLKLLLTAIFWGGTFISGRMLAESVPPFSAAFIRFFIATVCLYAIVAKREGSIPRLDKRHFLPVTLLGLTGVFAYNAFFFSGLKLVAASRASIIIANNPIIISLLSALFFKEKLSTAKVAGIFISVSGAIIAISQGNPLALFAGGIGRGDVLIFGCVLSWASYSLLGKRVMQDLAPLTAVAHSAAIGMLALLIPACLEGMPAALPTYSWLDWGNMAYLGWFGTVLGFVWYYEGIRAIGPSRASLFINFVPISAICFAHVILKEPLTLSLVIGGAMVVAGVSLNHMPPTVVRQPGPKAMPKIPMKRRI; via the coding sequence TTGACGATCACGTACTTGAAATTGCTGCTGACTGCTATTTTCTGGGGCGGCACTTTTATTTCCGGCCGGATGCTGGCCGAATCCGTGCCTCCATTCTCGGCCGCTTTTATTCGATTTTTCATCGCAACGGTGTGTCTGTATGCCATTGTTGCCAAACGGGAAGGATCGATTCCTAGACTGGATAAACGGCATTTCCTGCCGGTAACCCTGCTGGGACTTACCGGTGTCTTTGCCTATAATGCCTTTTTCTTCAGTGGATTGAAGCTGGTTGCGGCAAGTCGGGCGTCCATTATCATTGCCAATAATCCCATTATTATTTCCCTTCTTTCTGCGCTGTTTTTCAAGGAGAAGCTGTCCACGGCCAAGGTTGCCGGAATTTTTATCTCGGTTTCCGGGGCCATTATCGCCATCTCCCAGGGAAATCCCCTGGCGCTTTTTGCCGGCGGCATCGGGCGGGGGGACGTTTTAATCTTCGGTTGCGTGCTGAGTTGGGCATCGTATTCGCTGCTGGGAAAACGCGTGATGCAAGATCTGGCACCGTTAACCGCAGTCGCCCATTCGGCAGCCATCGGCATGCTGGCGCTGCTGATTCCCGCCTGCCTGGAGGGAATGCCTGCCGCCCTGCCGACCTATTCATGGCTTGATTGGGGCAACATGGCCTACCTGGGATGGTTCGGAACCGTGCTGGGGTTTGTCTGGTATTACGAGGGCATTCGGGCCATCGGCCCGTCCCGGGCCAGTCTGTTCATCAATTTCGTTCCCATCAGCGCCATCTGCTTTGCTCATGTCATTTTAAAGGAACCGTTGACGCTGTCACTGGTGATCGGGGGAGCTATGGTGGTCGCGGGTGTCAGTTTGAACCACATGCCCCCGACGGTGGTTCGGCAACCCGGACCGAAGGCAATGCCTAAAATTCCCATGAAAAGGAGAATATGA
- a CDS encoding cyclic nucleotide-binding domain-containing protein: MEKKKDLTDFIINLPLFAFLEREDFSQVASRMDFVELEPGDTLFNEWDKADFVCFIESGELDVTKKTGPDSFDVRATLRRGRSIGEMSIINNFPRSSTVIARSKVRLAVFERAAFEEILEQQVDIGVNILKGLANLLSANLKKASSRLADNMLPMG; the protein is encoded by the coding sequence ATGGAAAAGAAAAAGGATCTGACTGATTTCATCATCAACCTTCCCCTGTTTGCATTTCTTGAAAGAGAGGACTTCTCTCAGGTGGCCTCACGCATGGATTTTGTGGAACTCGAACCCGGAGACACCCTGTTCAATGAATGGGACAAGGCCGATTTTGTCTGTTTCATTGAAAGCGGAGAATTGGATGTGACTAAAAAAACCGGACCCGACAGCTTTGACGTCAGGGCGACGTTGCGTCGGGGACGGTCCATCGGAGAAATGTCCATCATCAATAATTTTCCACGATCATCTACGGTGATTGCACGGTCGAAGGTCAGGTTGGCCGTTTTCGAACGTGCCGCTTTCGAGGAAATTCTGGAGCAGCAGGTGGATATCGGGGTTAACATCCTTAAAGGGTTGGCCAATCTTTTGAGTGCCAATCTGAAAAAAGCATCCAGCCGGTTAGCGGACAACATGCTGCCCATGGGATGA
- a CDS encoding site-specific integrase: MAKQKRYNGVYSVKGKNGVSYGIDYVHPQTGQRIRKVLKGCNSEADAFEKRSIEIADAARGAINKAYGIQNRGEPVLFTDMVNLYLKNWSADNKESRTDEFRSVRLKEFFHGRLMSDITPFLVEKFKRQMAKDRAKSTVDKWLSLGSQVFEKAKTWGKYNGENPFLKVDRFKVKKGKKPGSLSPDQVYSIMEQIGHSVKRDMVEFCYNTGWRISEITGLRWDDVNPDTGKAWIVDPKNGNTVEIELNDRALELILKQEKNGPFIFSHKNGKPYKTGIPDVFKNAAEKAKVALPKRKAWHILRRTWASMFLQNGGDVETLRALGNWKDYSMPMWYADSADSDRKREILNRIPSPDGRKKPEIEKVVSLSA, translated from the coding sequence ATGGCAAAACAGAAAAGATACAATGGTGTTTACTCGGTTAAAGGAAAAAATGGGGTTTCCTATGGAATAGACTACGTACATCCACAAACTGGCCAGCGGATCAGGAAAGTTTTGAAGGGCTGCAACAGTGAAGCCGATGCCTTTGAAAAGCGCAGCATTGAGATAGCCGACGCTGCCAGGGGGGCTATCAACAAAGCATACGGCATCCAGAATAGGGGAGAGCCGGTCCTTTTTACGGATATGGTGAACTTGTATTTGAAAAATTGGTCCGCCGACAATAAAGAATCAAGAACCGATGAATTCCGGTCTGTACGGTTGAAGGAATTTTTTCATGGCCGGTTGATGTCGGACATTACCCCCTTTCTTGTGGAAAAATTCAAGCGCCAGATGGCGAAGGATCGGGCAAAGAGCACGGTTGATAAATGGCTGAGCTTGGGCAGCCAGGTTTTTGAAAAGGCTAAGACCTGGGGAAAATACAACGGTGAAAACCCTTTTTTGAAGGTGGACCGGTTTAAGGTCAAAAAGGGTAAGAAGCCCGGATCGCTTTCACCCGACCAAGTTTATTCGATCATGGAGCAGATCGGGCATTCCGTCAAACGGGATATGGTCGAATTCTGTTATAATACCGGCTGGCGAATATCGGAGATTACCGGCCTTCGATGGGATGATGTCAATCCGGATACGGGAAAGGCATGGATTGTGGATCCGAAAAATGGTAACACGGTCGAGATCGAGCTGAATGACCGGGCTCTCGAACTGATATTGAAGCAAGAAAAAAACGGCCCGTTCATTTTCAGCCATAAGAACGGGAAGCCCTACAAAACGGGCATTCCTGATGTTTTCAAGAATGCGGCCGAAAAGGCAAAGGTGGCGCTGCCCAAAAGAAAGGCATGGCATATCCTGCGCCGTACCTGGGCAAGCATGTTCCTGCAGAACGGCGGGGATGTGGAGACCCTTCGAGCCCTGGGAAACTGGAAAGATTACAGCATGCCCATGTGGTATGCGGACAGTGCCGACTCGGACCGGAAACGGGAAATTTTGAACCGGATACCGTCGCCCGATGGCAGAAAAAAGCCAGAAATTGAAAAGGTGGTTTCTTTAAGTGCCTGA